The following coding sequences are from one Equus przewalskii isolate Varuska chromosome 23, EquPr2, whole genome shotgun sequence window:
- the PTGS2 gene encoding prostaglandin G/H synthase 2 gives MLARALLLCVALALGHAANPCCSNPCQNRGVCMSVGFDQYQCDCTRTGFYGENCSTPEFLTRIKLFLKPTPNTVHYILTHFKGVWNIVNSFPFLRNAVMKYVLVSRSHLIESPPTYNAQYGYKSWESFSNLSYYTRALPPVADGCPTPMGVKGKKELPDSKEIVEKFLLRRKFIPDPQGTNMMFAFFAQHFTHQFFKTDPKRGPAFTKGLGHGVDLSHIYGETLDRQHKLRLFKDGKMKYQIINGEVYPPTVKDTQVEMIYPPHIPEHLRFAVGQEVFGLVPGLMMYATIWLREHNRVCDVLKQEHPEWDDERLFQTSRLILIGETIKIVIEDYVQHLSGYHFKLKFDPELLFNQQFQYQNRIAAEFNTLYHWHPLLPDTFQIDDQEYNFQQFLYNNSILLEHGLTQFVESFSRQIAGRVAGGRNVPAAAQKIAKASIDQSREMKYQSLNEYRKRFRLTPYKSFEELTGEKEMAAELEALYGDIDAMELYPALLVEKPRPDAIFGETMVELGAPFSLKGLLGNPICSPDYWKPSTFGGEVGFKIINTASIQSLICNNVKGCPFTAFSVQDPQLSKAVTINASASHSGLDDVNPTVLLKERSTEL, from the exons ATGCTCGCCCGCGCCCTGCTGCTCTGCGTCGCCCTGGCGCTCGGCCACGCAG CAAATCCTTGCTGTTCCAACCCGTGTCAAAACCGAGGTGTATGTATGAGTGTGGGATTTGACCAGTATCAGTGTGACTGCACACGCACAGGATTCTATGGTGAAAACTGTTCAACAC CTGAATTTCTGACAAGGATAAAATTATTCCTGAAACCTACTCCAAACACAGTACACTACATACTTACCCACTTCAAGGGAGTCTGGAACATTGTCAATAGCTTTCCCTTCCTGCGAAATGCAGTTATGAAATACGTGTTAGTAT CCAGATCACATTTGATTGAGAGCCCGCCAACTTACAATGCACAGTATGGCTATAAGAGCTGGGAATCCTTTTCCAACCTCTCGTATTACACCAGAGCTCTTCCTCCTGTGGCTGACGGCTGCCCAACCCCCATGGGTGTGAAAG gGAAGAAAGAGCTTCCTGATTCAAAAGAGATTGTGGAAAAATTTCTCCTAAGAAGAAAGTTCATCCCTGACCCCCAGGGCACAAATATGATGTTTGCATTTTTTGCCCAGCACTTCACCCATCAGTTTTTCAAGACAGATCCTAAGCGAGGTCCAGCTTTCACCAAAGGCCTGGGTCACGGG GTGGATTTAAGTCATATTTATGGTGAAACTTTGGATAGACAGCATAAACTGCGCCTTTTCAAGGACGGAAAAATGAAATATCAG ATCATTAATGGCGAGGTGTATCCGCCCACAGTCAAAGACACTCAGGTGGAAATGATCTACCCGCCTCATATTCCTGAGCACCTGCGGTTTGCTGTGGGGCAGGAGGTCTTTGGTCTGGTGCCTGGCCTGATGATGTATGCCACGATTTGGCTGCGGGAACACAACAGAGTGTGTGATGTCCTCAAACAGGAGCATCCAGAATGGGATGATGAACGCTTGTTCCAGACGAGCAGGCTCATACTGATAG GAGAAACTATCAAGATCGTGATTGAAGACTACGTACAGCACCTGAGCGGCTATCACTTCAAACTGAAGTTTGACCCAGAGCTGCTTTTCAACCAACAGTTCCAATACCAAAACCGCATTGCCGCTGAGTTCAACACGCTCTATCACTGGCATCCCCTTCTGCCTGACACCTTTCAAATCGATGACCAGGAGTACAACTTTCAACAGTTTCTCTACAACAACTCTATCTTACTGGAACATGGACTCACCCAGTTTGTTGAATCTTTCAGCAGGCAAATTGCTGGCAGG GTGGCTGGTGGTAGGAATGTTCCAGCTGCAGCACAGAAAATAGCAAAGGCCTCAATCGACCAGAGCAGAGAGATGAAGTACCAGTCTCTGAATGAGTACCGCAAACGCTTTCGGCTGACGCCCTATAAATCATTTGAAGAACTTACAG gagagaaggaaatggctGCGGAGTTAGAAGCACTCTATGGTGACATTGATGCCATGGAGCTGTATCCTGCCCTTCTGGTGGAAAAGCCTCGCCCAGATGCCATCTTCGGGGAGACCATGGTAGAACTTGGGGCACCATTCTCCTTGAAAGGACTTTTGGGTAATCCTATCTGTTCTCCTGACTACTGGAAACCCAGCACTTTTGGTGGAGAAGTAGGTTTTAAAATCATCAACACTGCCTCAATTCAGTCTCTCATCTGCAATAACGTGAAGGGCTGTCCTTTTACTGCCTTCAGTGTTCAGGACCCGCAGCTCAGCAAAGCAGTCACCATTAATGCCAGCGCTTCCCACTCTGGACTAGATGACGTGAATCCCACAGTACTGCTCAAAGAACGTTCAACTGAACTGTAG